GCGAGGACGAGCAGTCCTACGACGGCGGGCGGTGCGAAGCACAGGAAGAAGAGGTCGGCGAGGCTCGGGGTCGGCACCGGGCGCTGGAGGACGACCTCGTACCAGCCCCACACCCCGTTTCCCAGGGACGCCATGGCGGAGGAGACCGCGAACAGGATCCAGGCCGGTCGAAAGCGGCTGCGCCGGCTGCGCGCGTACGCGAAGTTCGACACGGCGGCGACCGCGGCGGCGGCGCTGAGTCCGAAGTCACCCATGAACAGGGCGAGCCGCTCGGATCCCCAGCCGAGCACGGACCCCGTGGCGTACCCGGCGCACAGGAGCGCGAGCACGAGCTGTGAGCCGAGGCTGGCCCCTCCGCCCTGGAAAAGGCGGCGGCCTGCGATCACGGCTCCGGGGGCGCTCACGGGGACACTCCGGTCCGTGCCGCCCCCGTGTCCCGGTGTCCGTGCTCTGCTCGCTGAGGCCTCCGGCGTCCGCCGTTCCTGTGGCGTCCGCCCCTGCGGCTGCCGTGGCAGCTGGGCCGGCTTGTGCGGACCGGTGCGCGCGCGGGTCGTCGCCGGCGGCCCCGCCGCGTCGGATCGTTCGCCCATAGGCCGTGCATCGCCCGTCGCCCCCCTCGCAGTCCCGGTCGTCCGTGCCCGGCGCCGAACTCTCCACGGCGCTACCCCAGTCGGGACGATACACCAGACTCGTCACTCAGGGACAGGGCCCCTCTACTCTCCGTGACGACCAGCGGCGATGCGCGCACGGGGCGCATCCGACCGGGCGCGGAGCGTGTGCACGGGCGTGTGGAGTCGGGCCGGGAGGCGGCGGATGGGCCTCTCCGGAGCCCGCCCTCAGTCCGTCGTCAGGACGACGTTCTCGAGCGGTTCTCCCGCCGCGAACCGGGTCAGCTGTGCGGCGAGCAGGCGCTTGGCCCGCGGCCAGAAGGCGGATGTGGAGCCGCCGACGTGCGGGCTGACGAGTACTCCCGGAGCGTGCCACAACGGGTGCCCCTGGGGCAGGGGTTCGGGATCGGTGACGTCGAGGGCTGCGGTGATCCGGCCGCTCTCCAGTTCGGCCAGGAGCGCCTCGGTGTCGACGACGGCCCCGCGCGCGACGTTCACGAGCAGGGCACCGTCCTTGAGTCGTGCCAGGAAGCCGGCGTCGGCGAGACCCCGCGTCGCCTCGTTGAGCGGCGTCGAAAGGATCACCACGTCCGCGTCGGGGAGCAGGGCGGGCAGTTCGGTGAGCGGGTGCACGGGGCCGCGCGCGGTCGTGCGGGCAGAGCGTGCGACGCGCACGACCCGCGCGCACTCGAAGGGAGCGAGCCGGTCCTCGATGGCGGAGCCGATCGACCCGTACCCGATGATCAGTACGACCTTGTCGGCGAGCGCCGGATAGAAGCCGGACCGCCACTCCTCGCTCTCCTGTCCCCGCACGAAGCCGGGGATGCCCCTCAGGGACGCCAGGATCAGGGCGAGGGTGA
The DNA window shown above is from Streptomyces sp. NBC_01445 and carries:
- a CDS encoding 2-hydroxyacid dehydrogenase, with translation MSAEVSADVWLPFREDEVPGLPEGLDYRFWDGGPDFPADPADCAFYVVPYMKGADVGVRPMAEMTSVRAVQTLSAGIDHVQGGLKSLPSGVRLCNARGVHEASTAELTLALILASLRGIPGFVRGQESEEWRSGFYPALADKVVLIIGYGSIGSAIEDRLAPFECARVVRVARSARTTARGPVHPLTELPALLPDADVVILSTPLNEATRGLADAGFLARLKDGALLVNVARGAVVDTEALLAELESGRITAALDVTDPEPLPQGHPLWHAPGVLVSPHVGGSTSAFWPRAKRLLAAQLTRFAAGEPLENVVLTTD